In Candidatus Margulisiibacteriota bacterium, a single genomic region encodes these proteins:
- the fabF gene encoding beta-ketoacyl-ACP synthase II, which yields MKKRVVVTGLGMLSPVGNSVQESWDNLIAGKSGIDKIKNAELLKDFPVLIAGEVKNFEAEKFGINPKDAKRMSRFIQFAVCAAKEAVKDSSLNIEQISEQVGVIIGSGIGGIDILEEQARNLMEKGVRRVSPFTVPMMITNMAAGIVAIEFKAKGPNSCTVTACASGTHSIGDAFNLIQDGMAIAMLAGGAEASITPLGLAGFCAARTLSTHNEEPQKASRPFDKNRDGFVMGEGSGIVMLEEYEHAKARGAKIYAEMVGYGMSGDAYHMTAPAEDGNGAIRAMKIALETAGLKPEDVDYINAHGTSTDLNDKIETAAIKTLFGNHAKKLLVSSTKSMTGHLLGAAGAIEGVIIAKTIATGDVPPTINYETPDEGMDLNYVPNKTVNKKINVAMSNSFGFGGHNAVIVMKSVS from the coding sequence ATGAAGAAAAGAGTTGTAGTAACAGGATTAGGAATGCTGAGCCCGGTGGGGAACAGTGTGCAGGAAAGCTGGGACAATCTGATTGCCGGTAAAAGCGGTATTGATAAAATTAAAAATGCTGAGCTACTTAAGGATTTCCCTGTGCTTATCGCCGGAGAAGTAAAAAATTTTGAAGCTGAAAAATTCGGAATAAATCCCAAGGATGCTAAAAGGATGTCCAGGTTTATTCAGTTTGCAGTCTGCGCGGCAAAAGAAGCTGTTAAAGATTCAAGCTTGAATATAGAACAAATATCCGAACAGGTTGGAGTAATAATCGGTTCCGGAATTGGTGGAATAGATATTTTAGAGGAACAGGCCAGAAACCTTATGGAAAAAGGCGTGAGACGAGTTTCTCCTTTTACTGTGCCCATGATGATAACCAATATGGCCGCGGGAATTGTAGCTATTGAATTTAAAGCCAAAGGTCCGAATTCCTGTACTGTTACCGCCTGTGCGTCTGGAACTCATTCTATAGGAGATGCCTTTAATTTAATCCAGGATGGTATGGCAATTGCCATGCTGGCCGGAGGCGCAGAGGCATCTATCACACCGTTAGGTTTAGCGGGTTTTTGTGCTGCACGTACCTTATCCACTCATAATGAAGAGCCGCAGAAGGCCAGCCGGCCATTTGATAAAAACCGTGACGGATTTGTTATGGGCGAAGGATCAGGTATTGTTATGCTTGAAGAATATGAGCACGCCAAAGCCAGAGGAGCGAAGATATACGCCGAGATGGTCGGTTATGGTATGAGCGGAGACGCATACCACATGACTGCTCCGGCTGAAGATGGTAACGGCGCAATAAGAGCCATGAAAATTGCTCTGGAAACAGCCGGTCTTAAACCTGAGGATGTTGATTATATCAACGCTCACGGAACATCAACCGATTTGAATGACAAAATAGAAACAGCCGCTATAAAAACTCTATTCGGTAATCACGCTAAAAAACTGCTGGTCAGCTCAACCAAATCCATGACCGGGCATTTGTTAGGCGCGGCAGGAGCTATTGAAGGGGTAATTATCGCCAAAACTATCGCCACCGGCGATGTGCCGCCAACAATAAATTATGAAACACCCGATGAAGGCATGGACCTGAATTATGTTCCCAATAAAACCGTAAACAAAAAAATTAACGTAGCCATGTCTAATTCTTTTGGTTTTGGCGGTCATAACGCAGTAATTGTAATGAAAAGTGTTTCTTAG
- a CDS encoding ribonuclease HII: MLIAGIDEAGRGALAGPVVAAAVIFTKRPEKNLYSDSKKLTAVQREELYPRILRESLAVGIGVIDFHIIDKVNILYATFLAMQKALQRLKHSPDIILIDGNQKIPDITIKQKTVVKGDALVPVISAASIVAKVIRDRIMQGYARIYKDYAFEVHKGYGTSLHQERILQNGLCPIHRRTFNKPRQLVLF, translated from the coding sequence ATGCTGATCGCCGGTATTGATGAGGCTGGGCGCGGTGCGCTGGCTGGTCCGGTTGTAGCTGCAGCTGTTATTTTTACGAAAAGACCGGAAAAGAATCTTTATTCAGATTCCAAAAAACTTACTGCAGTTCAGAGAGAAGAATTATATCCCAGAATTTTACGAGAATCCCTGGCTGTGGGTATAGGTGTAATTGATTTCCATATCATAGACAAAGTTAATATTTTATACGCCACTTTTCTGGCTATGCAAAAAGCTCTTCAAAGGTTAAAGCATTCACCGGACATTATTTTAATTGACGGAAACCAGAAGATTCCCGATATTACGATCAAACAGAAGACGGTGGTTAAAGGTGATGCGCTTGTACCGGTAATTTCCGCGGCATCCATTGTAGCCAAAGTCATCAGGGACAGAATTATGCAAGGTTATGCCAGGATTTATAAGGATTACGCTTTTGAAGTGCATAAGGGTTACGGGACCAGCTTGCATCAGGAGCGTATATTGCAAAACGGCCTGTGTCCTATCCATCGCAGGACCTTCAATAAGCCGAGACAGTTGGTCTTATTTTAA
- a CDS encoding YraN family protein: protein MHYSKQTGDKGEEIALDFLVQLGYKILKTKFYSKFGEIDIIAQDRDTIVFIEVKNYKDKSLLSPYSAITAVKKKKIIKTAKYFLTTLKDADVPSRFDVIILENDKLLDHIQGAFFV, encoded by the coding sequence ATGCATTACAGTAAACAAACCGGAGATAAAGGTGAAGAAATAGCCCTGGATTTCTTGGTTCAGCTGGGATACAAGATATTAAAAACCAAGTTCTACAGCAAATTCGGCGAAATAGATATTATAGCCCAGGACCGAGATACAATTGTATTTATCGAGGTCAAGAATTACAAAGATAAAAGCCTGCTTTCTCCTTATAGTGCAATTACTGCCGTGAAAAAGAAAAAAATTATTAAAACCGCCAAATATTTTTTAACCACATTAAAAGATGCTGATGTTCCCTCTCGATTTGATGTGATAATTTTGGAAAATGATAAATTGCTTGACCATATTCAGGGTGCGTTTTTTGTGTAA
- a CDS encoding methyl-accepting chemotaxis protein codes for MKLSVKLILSFLLVSVITLMVGLIGVTGLNGTKNTLRNIAFSNLPAIRGLHHIDLAQMAVQKTERSLLIPEIATSESNIKKQLENIKKYWEEAQEGFKLYEPLPRNDEQEKIWQEFKQKWKNFEDIHQNFLKLVQSGNRDDAYKLNMGEERKVFKECEKLFDDLFAISINTSQSFGNVAVKRVAFLNLLSVIFTFFGFILALGMGYITALSITRSISKIANGIADGAQSLNVAAGQIANASQSLAQGASEQAATVEETATSVDELDSMTQSNANHTVQANELMKNALDVTGTASSSMSELAASMKKISDESQNIQKIIKTIDDIAFQTNLLALNAAVEAARAGEAGAGFAVVADEVRNLATRASESARDTARLIDNSVSGISDSNKILESTYTNFNKVRESVEKVSDIIAQISMASEQQAAGIKNINIAVTELSKVTQQNAATAEETSSSSEEMSAQAEQMNSYSMDMMKFLNG; via the coding sequence ATGAAGTTAAGTGTTAAGCTTATCCTTTCTTTTCTATTAGTTTCAGTCATTACGCTGATGGTGGGATTAATTGGAGTAACCGGCTTAAACGGAACAAAAAATACCCTGAGGAATATAGCATTTTCAAATTTGCCTGCTATTCGTGGATTGCATCATATTGATCTTGCCCAAATGGCTGTGCAGAAAACAGAAAGGTCTCTCCTGATTCCAGAAATAGCCACAAGTGAATCAAACATCAAAAAACAACTGGAAAATATAAAAAAATATTGGGAGGAAGCTCAGGAAGGCTTTAAGCTTTATGAACCTTTACCTCGCAACGACGAGCAAGAAAAAATATGGCAGGAATTCAAACAAAAATGGAAAAATTTTGAGGATATCCATCAAAATTTTCTTAAACTCGTTCAATCAGGTAATAGAGATGATGCCTATAAATTGAATATGGGTGAAGAAAGGAAGGTTTTTAAGGAATGCGAAAAATTATTTGATGATCTTTTCGCCATTAGCATTAACACCTCACAATCTTTTGGCAATGTGGCAGTGAAAAGGGTTGCATTTCTAAATTTATTATCCGTCATTTTTACTTTTTTTGGGTTTATATTGGCTCTGGGTATGGGATATATAACGGCATTAAGTATAACCAGATCGATATCTAAAATTGCTAACGGTATTGCGGATGGTGCGCAATCTTTAAACGTAGCTGCAGGGCAGATAGCAAATGCCAGCCAGTCATTGGCACAGGGAGCATCGGAGCAGGCAGCAACTGTGGAAGAAACGGCGACATCGGTAGATGAACTGGATTCCATGACCCAATCTAACGCTAACCATACTGTTCAGGCTAATGAATTAATGAAAAATGCGTTGGACGTAACGGGCACAGCCAGTTCATCGATGTCAGAGCTGGCTGCGAGTATGAAAAAAATATCAGATGAAAGTCAGAACATTCAGAAAATTATCAAGACCATTGATGATATAGCCTTTCAGACAAATCTTCTGGCATTAAATGCGGCTGTTGAAGCAGCCAGGGCTGGAGAGGCAGGAGCGGGATTTGCTGTAGTCGCGGATGAAGTAAGGAACCTGGCGACCAGGGCAAGTGAATCAGCCAGAGACACAGCTCGACTGATAGATAATTCTGTGTCCGGGATATCTGACAGTAATAAAATTTTGGAAAGTACCTATACAAATTTCAACAAAGTCAGGGAAAGCGTAGAAAAAGTTTCTGATATTATTGCACAGATCTCTATGGCCTCCGAACAGCAAGCTGCTGGTATAAAAAATATAAATATTGCTGTTACTGAATTGAGTAAAGTAACTCAGCAAAACGCTGCTACAGCCGAAGAAACATCTTCTTCATCCGAGGAAATGTCTGCGCAAGCCGAGCAGATGAATTCTTATTCAATGGATATGATGAAATTTCTAAACGGATAA
- a CDS encoding SDR family NAD(P)-dependent oxidoreductase: MKTILITGGSSGLGLRLTVDFLRTGNKVIASYFSNSQPLNKLAEKYPDLSFFYLDLSALNKVKFSGQKLDLLILNAGIIHNELLLKESSENFQEIIQKNLTANFTICRQLVPGLKKSENSHIIFISSLSALKGNIGQAAYSAGKAGLIGLAKSLAKELAEDNIKVNVILPGFMKSKQTITLPQTIVNTYKNANILRRFNTLKEISSFINWLSATRNISGQIFNLDSRL, translated from the coding sequence ATGAAAACAATCCTTATCACCGGAGGTTCATCAGGTTTGGGTTTGCGATTGACGGTAGATTTCCTGCGCACTGGAAACAAAGTTATTGCTTCTTATTTCAGCAATTCCCAACCATTGAATAAGCTGGCTGAAAAATATCCTGACCTGAGCTTTTTTTATCTTGATTTGTCAGCTCTGAATAAAGTCAAATTTTCCGGTCAAAAGTTGGATTTGCTTATCCTGAACGCCGGGATTATTCATAATGAACTGCTTTTAAAAGAAAGTTCAGAAAATTTTCAGGAAATAATTCAAAAAAACCTGACTGCCAATTTTACAATTTGCCGGCAGCTTGTTCCAGGTTTAAAAAAATCTGAAAATTCGCATATCATTTTTATCTCCTCGCTATCAGCCCTTAAAGGAAATATAGGTCAGGCAGCATATAGCGCGGGGAAAGCCGGACTGATCGGCCTGGCTAAAAGTCTGGCTAAAGAACTGGCGGAAGATAACATCAAAGTAAATGTAATTTTGCCCGGCTTTATGAAAAGCAAACAAACAATTACGTTGCCCCAGACGATAGTTAATACCTATAAAAATGCCAATATTTTAAGACGCTTTAATACTTTAAAGGAAATCAGTAGCTTTATAAACTGGCTTAGCGCAACAAGAAATATTTCCGGACAAATTTTTAATCTGGACAGCAGACTCTAA
- the pta gene encoding phosphate acetyltransferase, with product MLLLEEIIAKARTLKKKIVLPETHDERIISATRKIVDQDIATVVLVGDRMKLTAAFSSEQLKKIIIYDPQQDKELAEQMIQLYLEKRGKKGVTPELARETVLTKPHFFGALLVEKNLADGMVCGADCTTAETLRALIHCVGVKQGSTLISSFFIMITEHKEMGKDGVLFFADCAVNPQPDSAQLACIATDTADSYKKIMHSEPQVGLLSFSTYGSAEHPLVDKVKEAVRMAKANRPDIKLDGEFQFDAAVIPKIGEKKAPGSLIAGKVNCLVFPDLQAGNIGYKIAERIGNAMAVGPIIQGAKKPVNDLSRGCSVDDIFYVTAITSLQVG from the coding sequence ATGCTATTACTGGAAGAAATTATTGCTAAAGCCAGAACTTTAAAAAAAAAGATAGTTTTACCGGAAACGCACGATGAACGGATAATATCGGCTACCCGGAAAATTGTCGATCAGGACATCGCAACTGTCGTTTTGGTCGGGGATAGAATGAAGCTGACAGCTGCATTTAGCTCAGAACAGTTAAAAAAAATCATTATTTATGACCCGCAGCAGGACAAAGAACTTGCCGAACAAATGATACAGTTATACTTGGAAAAACGAGGCAAAAAAGGAGTTACCCCGGAACTGGCCAGAGAAACCGTGCTCACCAAACCTCATTTCTTCGGAGCTTTGCTGGTAGAAAAAAATTTGGCCGATGGCATGGTTTGTGGGGCAGACTGCACTACAGCCGAGACCCTAAGAGCACTGATTCATTGTGTAGGTGTTAAACAAGGCAGCACTCTGATTTCCAGTTTTTTTATAATGATCACCGAACATAAAGAAATGGGCAAGGACGGAGTATTGTTTTTCGCGGATTGCGCTGTAAATCCTCAGCCCGACTCCGCCCAATTAGCCTGCATTGCCACAGATACGGCGGATTCTTATAAAAAAATTATGCATTCTGAGCCGCAGGTGGGCCTACTTTCTTTCTCCACTTATGGAAGTGCGGAGCATCCGTTGGTGGACAAAGTTAAGGAAGCTGTTAGAATGGCAAAAGCGAACAGGCCGGATATCAAGCTGGATGGAGAATTTCAGTTTGACGCAGCCGTTATACCTAAAATAGGTGAGAAAAAAGCTCCCGGAAGCCTAATTGCGGGCAAGGTTAATTGTCTTGTTTTCCCTGATTTGCAGGCAGGAAATATCGGCTATAAAATTGCCGAACGGATCGGTAACGCGATGGCTGTTGGACCCATTATTCAGGGTGCGAAAAAGCCGGTAAACGATTTATCAAGAGGTTGCAGCGTAGATGATATTTTTTATGTTACAGCCATTACTTCATTACAGGTAGGTTAA
- a CDS encoding acetate kinase: protein MLILVLNCGSSSVKYALYESDTKKVLAKGNEERIGLEGGSSVNHKESIKKILHSLTAGDKKVIDNINEIKAVGHRVVHGGDKFNKSVLITTEVLNTIKQVASLAPLHNPPNIIGIESAMEVLEGVPQIAVFDTAFHQTLPKHAYIYPVPYDWYENYGVRKYGFHGSSHLYVAKRAAKMLDIPNNKVNLITLHIGNGVSFAAIRNGISIDTSMGLTPLEGAMMGTRSGDIDPAIVGYMAEKLNCSCQDITNILNKKSGHLGITGKYTDRRDILMGIQKGEERSKLSLLMETYRIKKYIGAYMAVLGHVDALVFTAGVGENNWFIREGSTEGLGNMGIILDNDKNGMIMASDGETDLSAPDSKVKILMIPTNEEAVLVEDVVAILEGRYDVHYKFHYSFE from the coding sequence ATGTTAATATTAGTTTTAAATTGCGGTAGTTCTTCAGTAAAATACGCGCTATATGAATCCGACACCAAAAAAGTCCTGGCCAAGGGTAATGAAGAGCGCATTGGATTGGAAGGTGGTTCGTCCGTCAATCATAAGGAATCCATAAAAAAAATCCTGCATTCTTTAACAGCTGGTGATAAAAAAGTTATAGACAACATCAACGAAATAAAAGCTGTGGGACACAGAGTTGTGCACGGTGGAGATAAATTTAATAAATCTGTACTCATTACCACCGAAGTTTTAAATACGATTAAGCAGGTCGCTTCGCTGGCACCTCTGCATAATCCGCCGAATATTATCGGCATAGAATCGGCTATGGAGGTATTGGAAGGCGTTCCGCAGATAGCGGTTTTTGATACAGCCTTTCATCAGACACTTCCCAAACATGCTTATATATATCCAGTTCCCTATGACTGGTATGAAAATTATGGTGTGCGCAAGTATGGGTTCCATGGTTCCTCACACTTGTATGTGGCCAAACGCGCAGCCAAAATGCTGGATATACCCAATAATAAAGTAAACCTCATTACTTTGCATATCGGTAATGGTGTTAGCTTTGCAGCTATTCGCAACGGTATTTCAATAGATACTTCCATGGGTTTAACCCCGCTGGAAGGGGCGATGATGGGCACACGTTCCGGAGACATAGACCCGGCAATCGTCGGCTATATGGCTGAAAAACTGAACTGTTCTTGTCAGGATATAACTAATATTCTCAATAAAAAAAGCGGGCATTTGGGCATTACCGGTAAGTACACGGACCGCAGGGATATCCTTATGGGAATCCAAAAAGGCGAGGAACGCTCCAAACTCAGCCTGCTCATGGAAACTTACAGAATTAAAAAATATATCGGCGCTTATATGGCCGTTTTGGGACATGTAGATGCGCTGGTGTTTACAGCCGGAGTAGGTGAGAACAACTGGTTTATCCGGGAAGGTTCAACAGAAGGCTTGGGAAATATGGGAATAATTCTCGATAATGATAAAAACGGTATGATCATGGCCTCAGACGGGGAAACCGATCTTTCAGCGCCTGATTCCAAAGTCAAAATACTGATGATCCCTACTAACGAAGAAGCAGTGCTGGTAGAGGATGTGGTTGCCATACTCGAAGGCCGCTACGACGTACACTATAAATTTCATTACAGTTTTGAGTAA
- a CDS encoding LptF/LptG family permease, with the protein MFKLLDKYIIKELTNVFFFGVIAFSSIFAGVGVIPNLVSEANNYGLDLITVINLFIARIPQVMVYTFPMSILLATLQVFGRLSTDSEISAFRAGGISLIRIIFPALIVGFMVSMLTMVFNELLVPKSTLYVNYLIAKAKNEYKPVFRSAVNIPQYEDGYLKRTINAKEMYKQTMKDITVIEYEKGNLQRVVFANQAIFNTGKGWLFFNGILYLFDKEEDSISRVTFDKEYINLKLSPTDINVILEQSYSQQLGFFDLSKHILIKQKTGEDVSKLLVELYLKTSLPFACLIFTLLGAPLGLNPQRSSNSVGIGLSLLVVVVYYILMAVGEWLGLIHILTPFIAAWIPNLTIGAMGMILLLKRAHQ; encoded by the coding sequence ATGTTTAAATTACTGGATAAATATATTATTAAAGAACTGACCAACGTTTTTTTCTTTGGCGTTATCGCTTTTTCCTCCATATTTGCCGGAGTAGGTGTCATCCCCAATCTCGTCAGTGAAGCCAATAATTATGGGTTGGATCTGATTACAGTAATCAATCTTTTTATTGCCCGCATACCACAGGTAATGGTTTATACATTTCCAATGTCGATCCTGCTGGCTACTCTGCAGGTTTTCGGCCGACTGTCTACAGACAGCGAAATAAGCGCATTCAGGGCCGGGGGCATAAGCCTTATTCGTATTATTTTCCCTGCTTTGATAGTAGGCTTTATGGTCTCCATGCTGACCATGGTTTTTAACGAACTTTTAGTTCCGAAATCGACGTTATATGTAAATTACCTAATTGCCAAAGCTAAAAACGAATATAAACCGGTATTCAGATCTGCAGTCAACATCCCGCAATATGAAGACGGCTACCTGAAACGTACGATTAATGCCAAAGAAATGTACAAACAAACCATGAAGGACATAACAGTTATCGAATACGAAAAAGGTAACCTGCAGCGTGTAGTGTTTGCCAACCAGGCCATATTTAATACTGGCAAGGGCTGGTTATTCTTTAACGGAATTTTGTATTTATTTGATAAAGAAGAAGATTCCATTTCCAGAGTTACCTTTGACAAGGAATATATTAATCTGAAATTAAGCCCTACAGATATTAACGTTATCCTGGAACAAAGCTACTCGCAGCAGCTGGGTTTTTTTGATTTATCCAAACATATACTTATTAAACAAAAAACCGGCGAGGATGTCTCCAAGCTGCTGGTTGAACTTTACTTGAAGACATCGCTGCCTTTTGCCTGTCTTATATTCACCTTACTGGGGGCTCCTCTGGGCTTAAATCCCCAGCGCAGCAGCAACTCGGTAGGTATCGGTTTGAGCCTGCTTGTAGTTGTTGTCTACTATATCCTGATGGCAGTTGGTGAATGGCTGGGGCTTATTCATATTCTTACGCCTTTTATAGCTGCCTGGATACCAAACTTAACAATAGGGGCCATGGGAATGATACTGTTACTTAAAAGAGCTCATCAATAG
- the lptB gene encoding LPS export ABC transporter ATP-binding protein has protein sequence MLIETTNLIKKYGKRAVVNNVSIKVQQGEVVGLLGPNGAGKTTTFYMIIGLIKPTSGKVLLDGKDITSQAMYLRAREGIGYLPQETSIFRKLSVEENVFILWELLKTYPKELYDEKITELLHEMKIEHLRKQKSYVLSGGEKRRVEIMRSLATNPKFILLDEPFAGIDPLAIQDIQDMILHLKKRGLGIIITDHNVRETLKITDRAYILHDGKILTEGDSKKLTNDPIAKKFYLGQNFSI, from the coding sequence ATGTTAATAGAAACCACAAATTTAATAAAAAAATACGGCAAACGAGCTGTAGTAAATAATGTCTCTATCAAAGTACAACAGGGAGAAGTAGTAGGTCTTTTAGGGCCGAACGGAGCCGGCAAAACCACTACTTTTTATATGATTATCGGGCTGATCAAGCCCACATCCGGCAAGGTGCTTCTGGATGGAAAAGATATTACAAGTCAGGCCATGTACCTTAGAGCACGTGAGGGTATTGGTTATCTTCCTCAGGAAACTTCTATTTTTCGCAAATTGTCAGTGGAAGAAAATGTTTTTATTCTCTGGGAACTTCTGAAAACTTACCCCAAAGAATTGTATGACGAAAAAATTACCGAATTACTGCATGAAATGAAAATAGAACATTTACGCAAACAAAAAAGCTATGTACTTTCCGGCGGTGAAAAACGCAGAGTGGAAATAATGCGTTCTCTGGCAACGAATCCCAAATTTATCCTGCTGGATGAACCTTTCGCAGGTATAGATCCGCTAGCCATACAAGATATTCAGGATATGATTCTGCACCTAAAAAAAAGAGGTCTGGGAATTATTATTACCGATCACAATGTCCGTGAAACATTAAAAATTACTGATCGGGCCTACATTCTGCATGACGGCAAAATTCTTACCGAAGGTGATTCCAAAAAACTTACCAATGACCCAATTGCCAAGAAATTTTACCTCGGCCAGAATTTTTCTATCTGA
- the folP gene encoding dihydropteroate synthase, protein MTAIKKIVSPLVYLYKLSTDDWPVLFDKIGVDAYAYEKLAAKNTIYFFYLKNIPAVAANIIKQEALSKGGEAVVSRETMVKPESLTDVLLTLNGRQLQVFCSDLADQPFGLKELAGQLLIIKENVMSPLKPVKIGKTSFDFNKKPFLMGILNVTPDSFSDGGKFDTVGKAVTHAAEMLKNGADIIDIGGESTRPGSREISAEEESARVLPVIKAILKKFPGTLISIDTWKAEVAEKALKAGAVMVNDISAGTFDAKMFQTIARYKVPVVLMHTPGKPRSMQKNIRYNDLLTDIYTFFQERIKVAVNQGVKKELIIIDPGIGFGKKLEHNLELIKRINIFRGLGRPILLGPSRKRFIGDITGRDEAGRMPGTAVAVALGVNNGANIVRVHDVKELKDVLLVTTAIMKGGSYA, encoded by the coding sequence ATGACAGCCATAAAAAAAATTGTCTCTCCTCTGGTTTATTTATACAAACTATCAACTGATGATTGGCCTGTATTATTTGATAAAATCGGTGTTGATGCTTACGCCTATGAAAAGCTGGCTGCCAAGAATACGATATATTTTTTTTATCTAAAAAATATTCCGGCGGTGGCCGCCAATATTATCAAGCAGGAAGCCCTGTCCAAAGGCGGAGAAGCTGTGGTCAGCCGGGAGACCATGGTAAAACCCGAGTCGCTAACTGATGTTCTGCTGACCCTTAATGGCCGGCAATTACAGGTTTTTTGCTCGGACCTTGCTGATCAGCCTTTTGGGCTCAAAGAACTGGCCGGGCAACTATTAATCATTAAAGAAAACGTGATGTCTCCCCTGAAACCTGTGAAAATCGGGAAAACATCTTTTGATTTTAATAAAAAACCTTTTTTAATGGGGATTTTAAATGTTACACCGGACAGTTTCAGTGACGGTGGCAAGTTTGACACTGTAGGCAAAGCAGTAACTCATGCCGCTGAAATGCTTAAAAACGGAGCGGATATTATTGATATCGGTGGAGAATCGACCCGCCCTGGCAGCAGGGAAATAAGCGCAGAAGAAGAAAGCGCTCGCGTTCTTCCGGTTATCAAAGCAATACTGAAAAAATTTCCCGGCACTCTAATTTCTATCGATACATGGAAGGCGGAAGTAGCTGAAAAAGCCCTGAAAGCCGGAGCAGTAATGGTCAATGATATCAGTGCCGGTACCTTTGACGCCAAAATGTTTCAGACAATTGCGCGCTATAAAGTGCCTGTGGTTTTGATGCATACACCGGGCAAGCCGCGCAGCATGCAAAAAAATATTCGGTATAATGATCTTTTAACTGATATTTATACCTTTTTTCAGGAAAGAATAAAAGTTGCGGTTAATCAGGGAGTAAAAAAAGAACTGATAATAATTGATCCGGGTATAGGATTTGGCAAAAAGCTGGAGCATAATTTAGAATTAATAAAGAGAATAAATATTTTTAGAGGTTTGGGCCGGCCGATTTTGCTGGGTCCATCGCGTAAGCGTTTTATCGGCGACATCACAGGCAGGGATGAAGCAGGACGAATGCCGGGGACAGCGGTGGCAGTTGCCCTTGGAGTTAATAATGGAGCAAATATAGTCAGGGTACATGATGTTAAAGAACTTAAGGATGTTTTATTAGTAACAACAGCGATTATGAAAGGGGGTTCATATGCATAA
- the folK gene encoding 2-amino-4-hydroxy-6-hydroxymethyldihydropteridine diphosphokinase — MHKVFLGIGANLGDRQLTIDKTLEELEKDEHITIIATSGFLEYMAEKRPNEPKFLNGVVKILTGYTPLQLLQVTEEIERKLGRLYKGAYHPRTIDIDILLFDEEVILEDNLIIPHPLMHERIFVMEPLNEIAPEAYHPILSKNAATIYRALKEGRDI, encoded by the coding sequence ATGCATAAAGTATTTTTAGGAATAGGAGCGAATCTGGGAGATCGACAATTGACCATAGATAAAACTTTGGAAGAACTGGAAAAAGATGAGCATATTACTATAATTGCTACATCCGGTTTTTTAGAATACATGGCTGAAAAAAGACCGAATGAGCCGAAATTTCTAAATGGTGTGGTAAAAATATTAACCGGATATACTCCTTTGCAGTTGCTGCAGGTGACAGAAGAAATAGAAAGAAAGTTGGGCCGCTTGTATAAAGGCGCTTACCATCCCCGGACAATTGATATAGATATTCTGCTCTTTGATGAAGAAGTAATACTGGAAGATAATCTGATAATACCCCATCCTTTAATGCATGAGCGTATTTTTGTAATGGAACCGTTAAACGAAATAGCGCCCGAAGCGTATCACCCTATACTCAGTAAAAACGCGGCAACCATTTACAGAGCCCTGAAAGAGGGACGGGATATCTAG
- the tsaE gene encoding tRNA (adenosine(37)-N6)-threonylcarbamoyltransferase complex ATPase subunit type 1 TsaE yields MSEKYLVKSLKDTQTIARTFASRLKPGDVIALEGELGAGKTTFVRAAAEFFKVKEYVNSPTFTIVNQYKGKKTTINHIDYYRINHQDELAEIGIEEYFSPQSITFIEWAERFPDSLPEKCYNIHIKVKDKTREILISHA; encoded by the coding sequence ATGAGTGAAAAATATCTTGTTAAATCTCTTAAAGATACACAAACCATTGCCAGGACTTTTGCCAGCCGCTTAAAGCCGGGAGATGTGATAGCTCTGGAAGGAGAGCTAGGTGCAGGGAAAACAACATTTGTACGGGCCGCTGCGGAATTTTTTAAAGTAAAAGAATATGTAAACAGCCCTACCTTTACTATTGTCAATCAATACAAAGGTAAAAAAACAACTATCAATCATATAGATTATTACAGGATTAATCACCAGGATGAACTTGCCGAAATCGGTATTGAAGAATATTTTTCTCCACAGTCTATTACTTTTATAGAATGGGCAGAGCGTTTTCCTGATAGCCTTCCGGAAAAGTGTTATAATATTCACATCAAGGTTAAAGATAAAACGAGGGAGATTTTAATCAGTCATGCTTAG